One Porphyromonas pogonae genomic region harbors:
- a CDS encoding EpsG family protein, translating to MEYIYYIFLLIITLFFALMGYYTSKRRIDYFSFIILMGLSIIVRQNLHSDMIVYADTIKYIHLFELLDNGLYYVKEGLFWLTSAFLCQNIFGGHVEPVFYCWDAICFIILISIRNRLNLPYYFLPLYFIAFSGVFTFQNVYRQFIATCIFLYALSQSLTGGRYRYTIFLFFIATLIHNSALLFLGILPIIKTKSGLNMSKYIFMILAVIIILPFVAKTDYDFNTGLNLNLLYSLLILCLGLLIIFKLKFFKNNKGLNRIIIQYTLYIMLVSISSSAIMGTSLYVERISIYSLQLLIPVLCLIIEYNKSISSKISLRFFLIFLLSIPTFVFPATLSMLENSKWLFD from the coding sequence ATGGAATATATATATTATATTTTTCTTTTAATAATTACTCTTTTTTTTGCTCTTATGGGCTATTATACAAGTAAAAGAAGAATAGATTATTTTTCTTTTATAATTCTGATGGGGCTTTCAATCATAGTTCGGCAAAATTTACATAGTGATATGATTGTATATGCTGATACAATTAAATATATTCATTTGTTTGAGCTACTAGATAATGGATTATACTATGTGAAAGAAGGCCTGTTTTGGCTTACTTCTGCATTTTTATGCCAAAATATTTTTGGAGGACATGTTGAGCCTGTTTTTTACTGTTGGGATGCTATTTGCTTCATTATATTAATATCAATCAGAAATAGATTAAACCTTCCATATTATTTTTTACCGCTTTATTTTATAGCCTTTAGTGGGGTTTTTACATTTCAGAATGTTTATAGGCAATTTATCGCGACTTGCATATTTCTATATGCATTATCTCAGTCTTTAACAGGAGGGAGATATAGATACACCATATTTCTTTTTTTTATAGCTACCCTTATTCATAATTCAGCACTATTGTTTTTGGGAATTCTGCCTATAATTAAAACAAAATCTGGTTTAAACATGTCAAAGTATATCTTTATGATATTGGCAGTGATTATTATTCTACCTTTTGTTGCTAAAACAGATTATGATTTTAATACGGGTTTGAATTTAAATCTACTCTACTCTTTATTGATTTTATGCTTAGGATTATTAATTATTTTTAAATTGAAGTTTTTTAAAAATAATAAAGGCTTGAACCGAATAATTATTCAATATACATTATATATTATGTTAGTATCAATCTCCAGTTCAGCAATAATGGGAACATCTCTTTATGTTGAGCGTATTTCTATATACTCTTTGCAGTTACTAATCCCTGTCCTTTGTTTGATAATAGAATATAATAAATCTATATCCTCTAAAATATCATTGAGATTTTTTTTAATATTTTTATTGTCAATTCCAACATTTGTTTTTCCTGCGACTTTAAGTATGTTAGAAAATTCTAAATGGTTATTCGATTAA